From Chryseobacterium sp. IHB B 17019, one genomic window encodes:
- a CDS encoding ATP-dependent DNA ligase, giving the protein MKHFAELINALESTNKTNAKIDAIIDYLERAPDEDKVWFIALFTGKRPKRNVNTNYMKEWALEITGLPFWLFQESYSSVGDLGETLSLILPPPAKKIERSLSQWMNDIIDLKNKIDIEKKEFVLNSWNGLDYTERLIFNKLLGGSFRIGVSDKTLINALTKFSEQESSTLMHSLMGKWQPDEISFKELISAEKINPDNSKPYPFCLAYPLEKELKELGAPNDWLIEYKWDGIRGQIIRRNDEVFIWSRGEELITEQFPEIKDVIQKMNGNFVIDGEILAVKDDKVLNFNELQKRLNRKTLTKKMLSEIPIQVFAYDLLELENNDLREKPIAARRAMLEELLLNETPENIKISKVIEFERWEDLNQIRENSREINSEGLMLKQKNSPYHSGRKKGDWWKWKINPLTIDAVLIYAQKGSGRRSAYYTDYTFAVKNGDALVTIAKAYSGLTDKEIMEVSKFVNKNAIEKFGPVRTVKAELVFEIAFEGIGFSNRHKSGVALRFPRIMRWRKDKTVDEIDDLEEIKKLIQ; this is encoded by the coding sequence ATGAAACATTTTGCAGAACTTATCAATGCCTTGGAAAGCACGAATAAAACCAACGCTAAAATTGACGCCATTATCGATTATCTGGAACGTGCGCCTGATGAAGATAAAGTATGGTTTATTGCCCTTTTTACGGGGAAAAGGCCAAAACGAAATGTGAATACCAACTACATGAAAGAATGGGCATTGGAGATTACCGGGCTGCCTTTTTGGCTGTTTCAGGAAAGCTACTCTTCGGTAGGAGATCTGGGTGAAACACTTTCGTTGATTTTACCTCCTCCGGCGAAAAAAATTGAGCGCTCACTTTCCCAGTGGATGAATGATATTATTGATCTTAAAAATAAAATCGACATTGAGAAAAAAGAATTTGTTTTAAATTCATGGAATGGTTTAGATTATACGGAACGATTGATTTTCAATAAATTATTAGGAGGAAGTTTCAGAATTGGAGTTTCTGATAAAACCTTAATTAATGCATTAACAAAATTCTCAGAACAGGAATCAAGCACTTTAATGCATAGTTTAATGGGGAAATGGCAGCCTGATGAAATTTCATTTAAAGAGTTGATTTCGGCGGAAAAAATTAACCCTGACAATTCAAAGCCTTATCCTTTCTGCCTGGCGTACCCGTTAGAAAAAGAATTGAAAGAACTTGGAGCTCCGAATGACTGGTTGATTGAATACAAATGGGACGGAATTCGTGGACAAATTATCAGAAGAAATGATGAAGTTTTTATCTGGTCGAGAGGTGAAGAGCTGATCACTGAACAGTTTCCTGAGATAAAAGATGTTATTCAAAAAATGAATGGAAATTTCGTAATAGATGGAGAAATACTTGCGGTAAAGGATGATAAGGTATTAAACTTTAACGAATTACAAAAAAGATTAAATAGAAAAACTTTAACTAAAAAAATGCTTTCGGAAATCCCGATTCAGGTTTTTGCGTATGATTTACTGGAATTAGAAAATAATGACTTAAGAGAAAAGCCAATTGCGGCAAGACGGGCAATGCTGGAAGAATTATTATTAAATGAAACCCCTGAAAACATAAAAATTTCTAAAGTAATTGAGTTTGAAAGGTGGGAAGATTTAAACCAAATCAGGGAAAACTCAAGAGAAATTAACAGTGAAGGTTTAATGCTAAAACAAAAAAATTCTCCATACCATTCCGGACGTAAAAAAGGTGATTGGTGGAAGTGGAAAATCAATCCTTTAACTATCGATGCCGTTCTGATTTATGCCCAAAAAGGCAGTGGACGGAGAAGTGCCTACTACACCGATTACACTTTTGCCGTTAAAAATGGTGATGCTTTGGTAACTATTGCAAAGGCTTATTCCGGTTTGACAGACAAAGAAATAATGGAAGTAAGCAAGTTTGTTAATAAAAATGCTATTGAAAAATTCGGACCTGTCCGAACTGTAAAAGCTGAGTTGGTTTTTGAAATTGCTTTTGAAGGAATAGGTTTCAGTAATCGTCATAAAAGCGGTGTAGCACTACGTTTTCCAAGAATTATGAGATGGCGTAAAGACAAAACAGTGGATGAAATTGATGATCTGGAGGAAATAAAAAAACTAATACAATAA
- a CDS encoding MBL fold metallo-hydrolase, which translates to MKIIPLKEGNFSTNETKDFTLLTEENFKTVKGIKMSVQPFLIITEHDVIMLDAGIGWKNSNGKTVISEILEKENIHPNQVTKVLLSHLHKDHIETVIIRTENGFEATYPNAAIYIQKRELDFTMENRGSHSFDFDTLEKLIELENIVWMDEDEGQITDEISFQVVGGHTPFMQVFWIREKDETVFYGADDLPQESYLKYHLAYKTDFDGRKAMELRIKWQKEAIENHWKILLYHDLDKAVLEF; encoded by the coding sequence ATGAAAATTATACCATTGAAAGAAGGAAATTTTTCTACTAATGAAACAAAAGACTTTACACTTTTAACAGAAGAAAATTTTAAAACGGTTAAAGGTATCAAAATGTCTGTACAACCTTTTTTAATTATTACTGAGCATGATGTTATTATGCTGGACGCAGGAATCGGGTGGAAAAACAGCAATGGGAAAACGGTAATTTCCGAAATTCTTGAAAAGGAAAATATTCATCCAAATCAAGTAACGAAAGTATTGCTTTCACATCTTCATAAAGATCATATTGAAACTGTAATAATCCGTACGGAGAATGGTTTTGAAGCCACTTATCCCAATGCCGCAATATATATTCAAAAACGCGAGCTGGACTTTACAATGGAAAACCGGGGCAGTCACTCTTTCGATTTTGATACCCTTGAAAAGCTTATTGAGCTTGAAAATATTGTGTGGATGGATGAAGATGAAGGGCAGATTACTGATGAAATTTCATTTCAGGTTGTTGGTGGCCACACCCCTTTCATGCAGGTTTTTTGGATCAGGGAAAAAGATGAAACTGTTTTTTACGGTGCTGATGATCTTCCGCAGGAATCATATTTAAAATATCATCTGGCCTACAAAACGGATTTTGATGGCAGAAAAGCAATGGAATTAAGAATAAAATGGCAAAAGGAAGCCATTGAAAATCACTGGAAAATTTTATTATACCACGATCTTGACAAGGCGGTTTTAGAATTTTAA
- a CDS encoding TetR/AcrR family transcriptional regulator gives MKKSEATRLTILQKAFELIYTNGYQTTSVDEIIATTQVTKGAFYYHFKTKDEMGLAIINELLKPNFKNTFIEPMQTHENPLDIIYNLMYNLLMENEVLKVEYGCPASNFTQEMAPWNIDFTKALNELSLQWEKAMIDAIEKGKINGKIKMNVKGKEVAVFVMAGYWGVRNLGKLENSKEVYVVYLKGLKAYLDSLK, from the coding sequence ATGAAAAAATCGGAGGCAACACGGCTTACAATTCTTCAAAAAGCGTTCGAACTTATCTATACCAATGGCTATCAAACGACCAGTGTAGACGAGATTATTGCGACAACCCAGGTGACAAAAGGTGCTTTCTATTATCATTTCAAAACAAAAGATGAGATGGGTCTTGCTATTATTAATGAACTCCTCAAACCGAACTTCAAAAATACTTTCATTGAACCGATGCAAACTCATGAAAATCCATTAGATATAATTTATAATCTGATGTACAACCTCTTAATGGAAAATGAAGTTTTAAAGGTAGAATATGGCTGCCCAGCTTCGAATTTCACCCAGGAAATGGCTCCGTGGAATATCGATTTTACCAAAGCTTTGAACGAACTTTCCCTGCAGTGGGAGAAAGCAATGATTGACGCTATCGAAAAAGGTAAAATAAATGGCAAAATTAAGATGAATGTAAAAGGAAAAGAAGTTGCTGTTTTTGTAATGGCGGGTTATTGGGGCGTGAGAAATTTAGGGAAACTGGAAAATTCTAAAGAGGTATATGTTGTTTATTTAAAGGGACTTAAAGCATATCTTGATAGTTTAAAATAA
- a CDS encoding monooxygenase has protein sequence MEKVILYVDFPHEGPFGKEMAENLKDLAESINEEPGFIWKIWTESEKDKEVGGIYLFDSRKSADIYLEKHTVRLEEWGYKDVTYKIFEINESLTNINHSPI, from the coding sequence ATGGAGAAAGTTATTTTATATGTGGATTTTCCGCATGAAGGACCTTTTGGAAAAGAAATGGCAGAAAATTTAAAAGATTTAGCCGAAAGTATTAATGAAGAACCCGGCTTTATTTGGAAAATATGGACCGAAAGCGAAAAGGATAAGGAAGTTGGTGGAATTTACCTTTTTGATAGCAGAAAATCTGCAGATATATATCTTGAAAAACATACGGTAAGGCTGGAAGAGTGGGGCTATAAAGATGTAACATACAAGATTTTTGAAATCAATGAAAGTCTTACTAATATCAACCATTCCCCAATTTGA
- a CDS encoding pyridoxamine 5'-phosphate oxidase family protein, translated as MSTENLTNLEAIKKIKELSESAKICMFCTELETLPINSRPMTLQETDGEGNLWFISSDTSNKNFEIKDDKRVQLFFMNNGDYQYLSIFGTATIYKDKSTIEDKWSPMAKAWFEEGKDDPAVSIIRVEPKESYYWDTKAGKLVSLLNFVANVVTGNTTDNSDGVEGNAKI; from the coding sequence ATGTCTACAGAAAATCTTACAAACCTTGAAGCAATTAAAAAGATCAAAGAACTGTCGGAAAGCGCAAAAATATGTATGTTTTGTACAGAATTGGAGACCCTTCCGATCAATTCCCGTCCCATGACTTTACAGGAAACCGACGGTGAAGGAAATCTTTGGTTTATCAGCAGCGATACAAGCAATAAAAATTTTGAAATAAAAGATGATAAGAGAGTCCAGTTATTTTTTATGAATAATGGTGATTATCAATACCTTTCAATATTTGGAACGGCAACTATTTACAAAGACAAATCAACAATTGAAGACAAATGGTCACCGATGGCAAAAGCCTGGTTTGAAGAAGGAAAAGATGATCCCGCAGTATCAATCATCCGTGTAGAGCCCAAAGAATCATATTATTGGGATACGAAAGCAGGAAAATTGGTAAGCCTTTTAAATTTTGTTGCAAACGTTGTTACGGGAAATACCACAGACAATTCTGACGGTGTTGAGGGTAATGCGAAAATCTAA
- the pdeM gene encoding ligase-associated DNA damage response endonuclease PdeM, translating to MNIATKNIKIQSEIFTLTNQRAAFWKKEKALILSDLHIGKTAHFRKNGIALANHIMKSDLERLSVLIEYFQPEKFIVVGDLLHAGDNSDVDEFCSWRNQYPDLQFYLIEGNHDKISKKLESKLCLNFKAEILEIDNIIFVHDFKKDQLKFQVTGHIHPGFVINSSVKNIKLPCFVVTENQLLLPAFSEFTGLDTKNLPKKGRFYIFTDSEIYEI from the coding sequence ATGAATATTGCTACGAAAAATATAAAAATCCAAAGCGAAATTTTTACATTAACAAATCAGCGGGCGGCTTTTTGGAAGAAAGAAAAAGCGTTAATATTATCAGATCTCCATATCGGGAAAACTGCACATTTCCGGAAAAACGGAATTGCTCTGGCTAATCATATTATGAAAAGTGACCTGGAAAGGCTGTCTGTTTTGATTGAATATTTTCAGCCTGAAAAATTCATTGTGGTAGGAGATTTACTCCATGCAGGAGATAATTCTGATGTGGATGAATTTTGCAGCTGGAGAAATCAGTATCCGGATTTACAATTTTACCTGATTGAAGGAAATCACGATAAAATTTCTAAAAAGTTAGAATCAAAATTATGTTTAAATTTTAAAGCAGAAATATTAGAAATAGATAATATTATTTTTGTTCATGATTTTAAAAAAGATCAGTTAAAATTTCAGGTTACCGGACATATTCATCCAGGGTTTGTTATTAATTCTTCTGTGAAAAATATCAAGCTGCCTTGTTTTGTGGTCACGGAAAATCAATTGCTTCTTCCCGCCTTTAGTGAATTCACGGGTTTGGATACAAAAAATCTCCCGAAAAAAGGGAGATTCTATATTTTTACAGATTCGGAAATTTATGAAATCTAG
- a CDS encoding ligase-associated DNA damage response exonuclease: protein MKLITFTNKGIYCPQGKFYIDPWRPVDLAVITHGHADHARWGMKKYLCHNFTKPILHQRISEDIECQSVEYGEVININGVKVSLHPAGHIIGSAQIRLEYKGYVSVISGDYKVQNDGLSTPFELVKCNEFVTESTFGLPIYNWLEVEDLNKKLQSWVLRNKENEKTSVFIGYSLGKAQRIMKAVEGLGKIHVHYSIGKLNEAFETVGITLPDYEIPDFKESVKYLQNDIVIVPPALLDSNIIKKIPNAATAICSGWMQVRGARRWRSADAGFAMSDHADWNGLLQAIKATEAEIVHVTHGQTEVFSKYLNEIGIKADVVETLYGEDEEETEKEIIENPEQ, encoded by the coding sequence TTGAAACTAATCACATTCACAAATAAAGGAATTTACTGTCCACAAGGAAAATTTTACATTGATCCTTGGCGACCTGTTGATTTGGCGGTCATTACCCATGGCCATGCAGATCATGCGCGTTGGGGAATGAAAAAATATCTCTGCCATAATTTTACAAAACCGATTTTGCATCAAAGGATTAGTGAAGATATTGAATGTCAAAGTGTTGAATATGGTGAAGTGATAAACATAAATGGAGTAAAAGTTTCGCTTCATCCGGCAGGACATATCATCGGTTCTGCGCAGATCCGGCTAGAATATAAAGGGTATGTAAGTGTGATTTCCGGTGATTATAAAGTTCAGAATGATGGTCTGAGCACGCCATTTGAGTTGGTAAAATGTAATGAATTCGTTACAGAAAGTACTTTCGGGCTTCCTATTTATAATTGGCTGGAGGTTGAAGATTTAAATAAAAAACTTCAGAGTTGGGTGCTCAGAAATAAAGAAAATGAAAAAACTTCAGTGTTTATCGGTTATTCATTGGGTAAGGCACAACGAATTATGAAGGCGGTTGAAGGGTTGGGGAAAATCCATGTTCACTACTCTATTGGTAAGTTGAATGAAGCTTTCGAAACTGTTGGAATCACGCTCCCCGATTACGAAATTCCTGATTTTAAGGAAAGTGTGAAATATTTGCAAAACGATATTGTGATTGTTCCTCCCGCTTTGCTCGACAGCAATATAATCAAAAAAATTCCTAATGCCGCAACGGCAATTTGCTCAGGCTGGATGCAGGTTCGCGGGGCAAGAAGATGGCGGAGCGCAGACGCAGGTTTTGCTATGAGTGATCATGCCGACTGGAACGGTTTATTGCAAGCAATAAAAGCTACTGAAGCGGAAATTGTTCACGTTACACACGGACAAACGGAAGTTTTTTCTAAATATTTAAATGAAATCGGAATAAAAGCCGATGTTGTTGAAACCTTGTACGGCGAAGATGAAGAAGAAACAGAAAAAGAAATCATCGAAAATCCAGAGCAATGA
- a CDS encoding rhodanese-like domain-containing protein → MKNVLIFCGIILTVYIVYRIYKYQTLDNGLDKLIRSGAVILDVRTEKEYETGHIAGSQNISLGTIRERFIELDPDKTYITVCSHGLRSVKVENILKEKGFKNVHNGGAWSDLQKNFNLKVSEKK, encoded by the coding sequence ATGAAAAATGTATTGATTTTCTGTGGTATCATTCTTACAGTTTATATCGTCTACAGAATTTACAAATATCAGACTTTGGATAACGGCCTGGACAAGCTGATCAGAAGCGGTGCCGTGATTCTCGATGTAAGAACCGAAAAAGAATATGAAACCGGACATATCGCAGGATCACAAAACATTTCTCTGGGAACCATACGGGAAAGATTTATAGAACTTGATCCTGACAAAACTTATATTACGGTTTGTTCTCATGGCTTAAGAAGTGTGAAAGTTGAAAATATTTTAAAAGAAAAAGGTTTTAAAAATGTTCATAATGGCGGAGCATGGAGTGATTTGCAGAAAAATTTCAACCTCAAAGTTTCAGAGAAAAAATAA
- a CDS encoding DUF3817 domain-containing protein, which translates to MIDLFKTKIGRLRIIAILEGISLLILVFIAVPMKYGFDNPAFVKLMGPVHGSLFLLFLFNTLSVGIEQNWKFKEITWKVLLACIIPFGTFYIDRKILSKI; encoded by the coding sequence ATGATTGATTTATTTAAAACTAAAATCGGGCGATTGAGAATTATTGCCATTCTTGAAGGAATTTCATTACTAATCTTAGTATTTATCGCTGTTCCCATGAAATATGGATTTGATAATCCTGCTTTTGTAAAGTTAATGGGACCTGTTCACGGTTCATTATTTCTGCTTTTTTTATTTAATACTTTAAGTGTTGGTATCGAACAAAACTGGAAGTTTAAAGAAATAACCTGGAAGGTACTTTTAGCGTGTATTATTCCGTTTGGAACATTTTATATTGATAGAAAAATTTTAAGTAAAATATGA
- a CDS encoding helix-turn-helix transcriptional regulator, giving the protein MKNHRPEFNLEDLNQKIFVQDEILALAKENSPRLLSKFRLVDPDFFRKLSAIQPNLKNSELIFCIYLKLNLTTKEIATYTFVTPKAIQNRKNRLRKKLNIPSEMDIYKWFNEL; this is encoded by the coding sequence ATGAAAAACCATAGACCTGAATTCAATTTAGAAGATTTAAACCAGAAAATTTTTGTACAAGACGAAATTTTAGCTTTAGCCAAAGAAAACTCGCCCCGTCTTTTGAGCAAATTCAGATTAGTTGATCCGGATTTTTTCCGAAAATTATCTGCAATTCAGCCCAATCTTAAAAATTCGGAACTTATTTTTTGTATTTATTTAAAACTGAATCTTACCACCAAAGAAATTGCAACCTACACATTTGTAACTCCAAAAGCTATTCAGAACCGGAAAAACAGATTGAGGAAAAAGCTCAATATTCCTTCTGAAATGGATATCTATAAGTGGTTTAATGAACTTTAA
- a CDS encoding 5'-methylthioadenosine/S-adenosylhomocysteine nucleosidase family protein has translation MIKINDELQFSVSETLFVFALDSEAGKVFNDKNKLITGIGKVNATMELTKEIHRNRPKLIVNLGSAGSKNFHKGEVICCTKFIQRDMDVRGLGFSLYETPLSGIPPVLEYGLKRNGLPEGICGSGDSFEMNHAETAYNIVDMEAYPLALIAMKEKIPFLCLKYISDDAGSEAADDWTVQVHLAAEAFNKILFS, from the coding sequence ATGATAAAAATAAACGACGAACTTCAATTTTCTGTTTCGGAAACACTTTTCGTTTTTGCTTTAGACTCCGAAGCTGGAAAAGTTTTTAATGATAAAAATAAATTAATTACGGGTATCGGGAAAGTAAACGCCACTATGGAGTTAACGAAAGAAATTCATCGTAATAGGCCAAAATTAATAGTAAATTTAGGTTCTGCAGGTAGCAAAAATTTTCATAAAGGAGAGGTAATCTGCTGTACAAAATTCATCCAAAGAGATATGGATGTGAGAGGACTAGGATTTAGCCTATATGAAACACCTCTTTCCGGAATTCCACCCGTTTTGGAATATGGCTTAAAGAGAAATGGCCTGCCAGAAGGAATTTGCGGAAGTGGCGACAGCTTCGAAATGAATCATGCAGAAACAGCTTACAATATTGTTGATATGGAAGCCTATCCTCTGGCGTTGATTGCCATGAAAGAAAAAATCCCCTTTCTTTGTTTAAAGTATATTTCAGACGATGCAGGAAGTGAGGCGGCTGATGACTGGACAGTTCAGGTACATCTGGCTGCAGAAGCTTTCAACAAAATTTTATTTTCATAA
- a CDS encoding GNAT family N-acetyltransferase: MSPITIKKASIEDLETIKNVGRETFYETFAKNNSEEEMQKYLDESFSEEKLKKEINTPDSQFFIAWDENNPIGYLKINTGAAQTELQDETSLEIERIYVKSSHQGKKVGQILYDKALEIAGQERKEYIWLGVWEENLKAVNFYKKNGFVEFDKHIFVLGTDEQTDLMMKKILK, from the coding sequence ATGTCACCAATTACTATTAAAAAAGCTTCTATAGAAGATCTGGAAACGATTAAAAATGTAGGAAGAGAAACCTTTTACGAAACTTTTGCAAAAAATAATTCGGAAGAAGAAATGCAAAAATATCTTGATGAAAGCTTTTCAGAAGAAAAATTAAAAAAGGAAATCAACACTCCTGATTCTCAATTCTTTATTGCTTGGGATGAGAATAATCCCATTGGTTATCTGAAAATAAATACGGGAGCTGCACAAACGGAATTGCAGGATGAAACGTCTCTGGAAATTGAAAGAATTTACGTAAAAAGCAGTCATCAGGGAAAAAAAGTTGGCCAGATTTTATATGATAAAGCTCTTGAAATAGCCGGGCAGGAAAGGAAAGAATACATTTGGCTAGGTGTTTGGGAGGAAAATTTAAAAGCGGTAAATTTTTATAAAAAAAATGGTTTTGTAGAATTTGATAAACATATTTTCGTACTTGGAACTGATGAACAAACAGATCTGATGATGAAAAAAATACTAAAATAA
- a CDS encoding ligase-associated DNA damage response DEXH box helicase codes for MSNFENTNGFKVIQQWMADKGISPFKFQVDTWQKFENGYSGMVVAPTGFGKTFSVFLALITNFLNHPEKYKKGLQMIWITPLRSLSKDIAKAMQEAIDEVGLDWVVGVRNGDTDPKVRQQQVKNMPEILVVTPESLHLLLGQKNHARFFSEMKTIVVDEWHELLGSKRGVMVELGISQLTKYVPKLKIWGITATIGNLDDAMDVLIPYDIKKTKITAKEYKKIDILPVFPDEVEILPWAGHLGAKLADKIVPIILDSKSTIVFTNTRSQSEMWYQLLLDAYPDFAGQIAIHHSSIDAHLRIWIEENLSSGKLKAVVSTSSLDLGIDFKPVDTVIQVGSAKGVARFLQRAGRSGHSPFETSKIYCVPTHSLELIEVAALKEAVKQKVIEPREPQVLCFDVLVQFLMTLAIGDGFYPKETHERIKKVYAFQEMTDEEWKEILDFLTIGGSVLKNYEEFHKIVIMEDGLYRVTSRKIAMLHRMNMGVIVSDAMLKVKFISGGYIGMVEEYFISKLKKDEKFILAGRVLEVAMIKDMTVYVRASKGKAFAPSYLGGRLPLSSNLGHFLREKLSGALNPKASEKELKFLHPLLINQEKNSHIPKEDEFLVELIKNREGYHLFMYPFEGRLVHEVMAALIAYRISKWAPISFSMAMNDYGFELFSDKEIPLNEENLDKILTRENLMTDVISSINSAEMARRKFRDIAVISGMVIQNYAGKQRSNKSLQSSAGLIFKVLEDYNPNHFLVRQSYTEVFNAQLQEQRLVEAFKRIEKSKIILKFSNTFTPLSFPIKVDSLRQTLSSEGLDARIRRMLEQARKYK; via the coding sequence TTGAGTAATTTCGAAAATACCAACGGATTCAAAGTCATTCAGCAATGGATGGCTGACAAAGGTATTTCCCCTTTCAAATTCCAAGTTGACACATGGCAAAAGTTTGAAAACGGTTATAGCGGAATGGTTGTTGCACCTACAGGTTTCGGAAAAACATTTTCCGTCTTTTTAGCTTTAATCACGAATTTTTTAAACCATCCTGAAAAATACAAAAAGGGCCTGCAAATGATCTGGATTACGCCTCTCCGTTCGCTTTCAAAAGATATTGCGAAAGCAATGCAGGAAGCGATTGACGAAGTTGGTTTAGATTGGGTTGTAGGTGTCCGAAACGGAGATACCGATCCGAAAGTCCGACAGCAACAGGTGAAAAATATGCCTGAAATTTTGGTCGTTACTCCCGAAAGTCTGCATTTACTTCTTGGTCAAAAAAATCATGCAAGATTCTTTAGTGAAATGAAAACGATTGTTGTTGATGAATGGCATGAATTATTGGGCTCAAAGCGAGGTGTGATGGTTGAGTTGGGGATTTCTCAATTAACGAAATATGTTCCTAAACTTAAAATCTGGGGAATCACCGCAACAATTGGAAATCTTGATGACGCAATGGACGTTCTGATTCCTTATGATATTAAGAAAACAAAAATTACAGCAAAAGAATATAAAAAGATTGATATTTTACCGGTTTTTCCGGATGAAGTTGAAATTTTGCCGTGGGCGGGGCATTTAGGAGCAAAACTTGCCGATAAAATTGTCCCGATCATTTTAGATTCAAAATCAACGATTGTTTTTACCAACACCCGGAGCCAAAGTGAAATGTGGTACCAATTGTTACTGGATGCGTATCCGGATTTTGCAGGGCAGATTGCCATTCACCATAGCTCAATTGATGCTCATTTAAGAATTTGGATTGAGGAAAACTTAAGTTCAGGAAAATTAAAAGCAGTTGTTTCCACTTCATCTTTAGATTTAGGTATAGACTTCAAACCTGTTGATACTGTGATACAAGTGGGTTCTGCAAAAGGTGTCGCGAGATTTCTTCAGCGAGCTGGACGAAGCGGGCACTCCCCTTTTGAAACTTCAAAAATCTATTGCGTTCCAACCCATTCTTTGGAACTGATTGAAGTTGCAGCTTTGAAAGAAGCTGTCAAGCAAAAAGTAATTGAACCTCGTGAGCCACAGGTTTTATGTTTTGATGTTTTGGTTCAGTTTCTAATGACTTTAGCTATTGGTGATGGATTTTATCCTAAAGAAACTCATGAAAGAATTAAAAAAGTTTACGCTTTTCAGGAAATGACGGATGAAGAATGGAAAGAGATCCTGGATTTTCTTACTATTGGCGGAAGTGTTTTAAAAAATTACGAAGAGTTCCATAAAATTGTGATTATGGAAGATGGTCTTTATAGAGTAACTTCACGAAAAATAGCTATGCTTCACCGGATGAATATGGGAGTAATCGTAAGCGATGCTATGCTAAAAGTGAAATTTATTTCGGGCGGTTATATTGGGATGGTTGAGGAATATTTTATCTCAAAATTAAAAAAAGACGAAAAATTTATTCTTGCCGGAAGAGTTTTGGAGGTAGCAATGATTAAGGATATGACGGTTTATGTAAGAGCTTCGAAAGGGAAAGCATTTGCGCCGAGCTATTTGGGAGGAAGACTGCCTTTGAGCTCTAATTTAGGACATTTTTTAAGGGAAAAGCTGTCCGGTGCTTTAAACCCGAAAGCTTCTGAGAAAGAACTGAAATTTTTACATCCCTTATTGATTAATCAGGAAAAAAATTCACATATTCCGAAAGAGGATGAATTTTTGGTTGAATTAATAAAAAACCGTGAAGGTTACCATTTATTTATGTATCCTTTTGAGGGTCGTCTAGTGCATGAAGTAATGGCTGCCCTGATTGCTTATAGAATCTCAAAATGGGCTCCGATTTCTTTTTCTATGGCTATGAATGATTATGGCTTTGAATTATTTAGTGATAAAGAAATTCCGTTAAATGAAGAAAATTTAGATAAAATTTTAACCAGGGAAAACTTAATGACCGATGTTATCTCAAGTATTAATTCTGCAGAAATGGCAAGGCGGAAATTCCGTGATATTGCGGTTATTTCCGGGATGGTGATTCAAAATTATGCAGGAAAACAGCGTTCCAATAAGTCTTTACAAAGTTCGGCCGGGTTAATTTTTAAAGTTTTAGAAGATTATAATCCCAATCATTTCCTTGTAAGGCAGTCTTATACGGAGGTTTTCAATGCGCAACTGCAGGAACAAAGATTAGTTGAAGCTTTCAAACGTATCGAAAAATCGAAAATTATCTTAAAATTTTCCAATACTTTTACACCTTTAAGTTTTCCTATTAAAGTTGACAGCTTGAGGCAAACCCTTTCCAGTGAAGGGCTGGATGCGAGAATTCGACGAATGCTGGAACAGGCAAGAAAATATAAATAA